A genomic window from Sphingobacterium sp. BN32 includes:
- a CDS encoding SusC/RagA family TonB-linked outer membrane protein → MRKDYLFFLAVSAALSPTLLHAKIPIKTYHEFKLQQAQTFSVSGKVVSSEGNEPLAGVTISVAGSTKKTATDDQGNFTIEVKQGDKLSFNMLNFTAYEYTVTRAESNLLIKLQSTTADLDEVVVIGYGTAKKSDLTGSITRVDANQFKNQPTTQLTEMLNGTVAGFISNQSTRASGESDMEIRGPKSLNASTSPMIVLDGVIFNGSIADINPSDIETMDILKDASSTAVYGARAAAGVIQVTTKKGLTGTPRITMDANFGLANLMHAFKPYDGPGYIQFRTDVMRGYNPTKPNFYYNNPNNLPDGVTLDQWRAASNNPQADNTREWLSRLNFYDVEVDNYMAGNEIYWLDEVFRQGLKQNYNLNISGGAEKVKYYWSLGYQDNEGIILGDDFNTIRSRINTDFTITNWLSAGVNAQFADKNQTQIIPSINAMFNMSPYGSMYDDEGKQIWYPNSFAVATPLINNLGGQDQKNKINSLFSSVYMNIKLPFDINYKVSFQPRYEFSKLYNFYPSTTLTGGSTYKDGYATRVEGSTFEWMLDHLVHWNKQFGMHQFDVTLLYSAEKVDTWQSSLSNQSFNPNQSLGYHGIQFGSDHKVGANDTRATGDAAMARLNYTLNDKYLFTASVRRDGYSAFGKKNPRAVFPAFAFAWRLSQEPFFNVDKIDDLKIRASWGRNGNRSIGQYAALATVNSGRYYNGVNTQIGVFNNTLSNYDLKWEQTESYNLGIDLAMFKNRLSITADVYNMTTVDLLMKRKLPEITGYESVVSNLGKLSNKGWELSINTVNIDRENLRWNSSFVYSGNRNKIEELFGDFGETTISGVKGYQELPDYTNEWFPGQSIDAIWTYKITGIWQAEEADEAAKYGLKPGDFKVVDLDGNFKYDALIDKKFIGYERPRHRLGLRNSIDFLKNFNVTFFLRAELGHLGNLQEAQRAGGTDTYDKRSTYDLPYWTAENRNNDYPRLNALTTVFGGGIRTYKSAAFLRLQDLSFSYTVPSTSLERLHVKNLRVFLAVRNVFTIDKWPGWDPETAYPGADPTTTYTNALNAMPMPRTFSAGVNFSL, encoded by the coding sequence ATGAGAAAAGACTACTTGTTTTTCTTGGCAGTATCGGCGGCACTCAGCCCAACGCTTCTGCATGCAAAAATTCCGATCAAAACTTATCATGAGTTTAAGCTTCAACAAGCGCAAACCTTTTCGGTTAGCGGAAAAGTTGTATCCTCGGAAGGCAACGAACCGCTCGCGGGTGTTACCATATCTGTAGCAGGTTCTACTAAAAAGACGGCGACAGATGATCAAGGTAATTTCACCATTGAAGTAAAACAAGGGGATAAACTATCCTTCAATATGTTGAACTTCACGGCGTACGAATACACAGTCACACGAGCTGAAAGCAATTTACTCATCAAACTTCAAAGTACCACCGCCGACTTGGATGAAGTTGTCGTAATTGGATATGGTACGGCGAAAAAGAGCGATTTGACCGGATCAATTACCCGCGTAGATGCTAACCAATTTAAGAATCAACCGACGACACAATTGACAGAGATGTTAAATGGTACAGTTGCCGGGTTTATTTCGAATCAGAGTACACGAGCGTCTGGAGAAAGTGATATGGAAATTCGCGGTCCGAAATCATTGAATGCTTCCACCAGCCCGATGATCGTATTGGATGGTGTGATCTTCAATGGTAGTATCGCAGATATCAATCCTTCGGATATTGAAACGATGGATATCTTGAAAGATGCAAGTTCAACCGCGGTTTATGGTGCGCGAGCAGCAGCTGGCGTCATCCAGGTAACGACAAAGAAAGGCCTTACAGGTACGCCACGAATTACGATGGACGCTAATTTCGGTTTAGCCAATTTAATGCACGCCTTTAAGCCGTACGACGGTCCAGGATACATCCAATTTAGAACGGATGTAATGCGAGGTTACAACCCAACGAAGCCTAACTTTTACTACAATAACCCCAATAACCTCCCTGATGGAGTAACACTCGATCAATGGAGAGCGGCAAGTAATAACCCTCAGGCGGATAATACGAGAGAATGGTTAAGCCGATTGAATTTCTATGATGTAGAAGTTGATAATTATATGGCAGGCAATGAGATCTATTGGCTAGACGAGGTTTTTAGACAAGGTCTTAAACAAAATTATAACTTGAATATATCAGGCGGTGCGGAGAAGGTTAAATATTACTGGTCTCTCGGTTATCAAGATAATGAGGGAATTATTCTAGGTGATGATTTTAATACGATTCGAAGCCGTATCAACACCGATTTTACCATCACTAACTGGTTATCCGCAGGTGTTAATGCGCAGTTTGCTGATAAGAATCAGACACAAATTATCCCAAGTATCAATGCGATGTTTAACATGAGCCCTTACGGCAGTATGTATGACGATGAAGGGAAGCAAATATGGTATCCGAATAGTTTTGCCGTTGCAACACCTTTAATCAATAACCTCGGTGGACAGGATCAAAAAAATAAGATCAACAGCTTATTTTCATCGGTTTACATGAATATTAAGCTACCGTTTGATATCAACTATAAAGTTTCTTTCCAACCACGATATGAATTCAGCAAACTCTATAACTTCTACCCATCAACCACGTTAACTGGTGGGTCGACTTACAAGGATGGTTATGCTACGAGGGTCGAAGGTTCAACTTTCGAATGGATGCTAGACCATCTGGTGCACTGGAACAAACAGTTCGGTATGCATCAATTTGATGTGACGTTGCTATACAGTGCGGAGAAGGTGGATACTTGGCAATCAAGCTTAAGCAATCAATCATTCAACCCAAATCAATCGCTTGGCTATCACGGTATTCAATTTGGTTCCGATCATAAAGTTGGCGCTAATGATACGCGCGCAACAGGCGATGCGGCTATGGCTCGTTTGAATTATACATTGAACGACAAGTATTTATTCACCGCATCAGTACGTCGTGATGGCTATTCAGCATTCGGAAAGAAAAATCCAAGAGCGGTATTTCCGGCTTTTGCATTTGCATGGAGACTTTCACAAGAACCCTTCTTTAATGTTGATAAAATCGATGATTTAAAAATACGTGCATCTTGGGGTAGAAACGGTAACCGTTCTATTGGACAATATGCGGCGCTAGCAACTGTCAATTCTGGTCGGTATTACAATGGTGTTAATACGCAGATCGGTGTATTTAACAATACACTTTCTAACTATGATTTAAAATGGGAACAAACGGAGTCATATAACTTAGGAATTGACTTGGCTATGTTCAAGAATAGATTGAGTATTACCGCTGATGTATATAACATGACAACGGTTGACCTATTGATGAAAAGAAAGTTGCCGGAGATTACCGGATATGAAAGTGTTGTATCCAATCTTGGAAAACTAAGTAATAAAGGCTGGGAGCTTTCGATCAATACGGTTAACATCGATAGAGAAAACCTACGATGGAATAGCAGTTTCGTCTATTCAGGAAACAGAAATAAAATAGAAGAGCTATTCGGTGATTTTGGCGAAACTACTATCAGTGGAGTAAAGGGATATCAAGAATTGCCGGATTACACGAACGAATGGTTTCCTGGGCAGTCAATCGATGCTATTTGGACTTATAAAATAACGGGAATTTGGCAAGCTGAAGAAGCCGATGAAGCGGCGAAATACGGCTTGAAACCAGGCGATTTTAAAGTAGTAGATCTTGACGGAAACTTTAAATACGACGCCTTAATTGATAAGAAGTTTATTGGATATGAACGCCCTCGCCATAGACTAGGTTTAAGAAATTCTATCGATTTCTTGAAAAACTTTAACGTTACTTTCTTCTTGAGAGCAGAATTAGGTCATCTAGGTAATCTGCAGGAAGCACAGCGCGCAGGCGGTACAGATACTTACGACAAACGCAGTACCTATGATCTTCCGTATTGGACAGCAGAAAACAGAAATAACGATTACCCAAGACTGAACGCTTTAACAACGGTTTTTGGTGGTGGTATTCGTACCTACAAGTCGGCAGCTTTCTTGCGCTTACAAGACTTATCCTTTTCTTACACTGTTCCATCAACTTCCTTAGAGCGCCTACATGTTAAAAACTTACGTGTATTCCTTGCTGTTCGTAACGTATTTACGATTGACAAATGGCCAGGATGGGACCCGGAAACAGCTTATCCAGGAGCAGATCCTACGACGACTTATACCAATGCATTAAATGCTATGCCGATGCCACGCACTTTTTCTGCAGGCGTAAATTTCTCACTATAA
- a CDS encoding YCF48-related protein, whose product MKKLLITALFASSLLAAEAQHFHNLVNDIPSSFRGLETYKENVVWVSGSKGTVGKSTDAGKTWTWVNPKGYENMDFRDIEVFSAKDAVVVSAGSPAVVLRTSDGGMTWKVVYRDDRAEIFLDGMDFNGKTGFIYGDPIDGSFQLLKSTDKGKSWKDVSKHIFLLAEEGEAGFAASGSGIQVFPNIVYIASGGRYSSFYKRNEKENSLDVVDVPIWSGEASTGVFALDFWDQNTGVLVGGNYTMDKDNRNNILLTTNAGRSWTKPSIPVAGYRSSVKYINRNVLVATGTSGTDLSVDAGQTWRTISEASFNVIAKTKSGKYIYLAGSNGNIEQLRID is encoded by the coding sequence ATGAAAAAGCTTCTTATTACGGCGCTATTTGCGTCTAGCCTTTTAGCCGCTGAAGCCCAACATTTTCATAATCTGGTTAACGACATCCCGTCGAGTTTTAGGGGATTGGAAACTTATAAGGAAAATGTAGTTTGGGTAAGTGGCAGTAAAGGTACCGTCGGCAAATCTACCGATGCCGGTAAGACCTGGACTTGGGTGAATCCAAAAGGTTATGAAAATATGGACTTTCGGGATATTGAAGTGTTTTCAGCTAAGGACGCCGTAGTCGTCAGTGCGGGTAGTCCGGCTGTTGTATTACGAACTTCGGATGGCGGAATGACCTGGAAAGTAGTTTATAGAGATGATCGCGCTGAGATCTTTTTAGACGGTATGGATTTTAATGGCAAGACAGGATTTATTTATGGCGACCCTATCGATGGATCTTTCCAGCTTTTAAAATCTACAGATAAAGGAAAATCATGGAAAGACGTTAGCAAGCATATTTTTCTATTGGCTGAAGAAGGCGAAGCTGGTTTTGCCGCAAGTGGATCCGGTATTCAAGTATTTCCAAATATCGTTTATATAGCCTCTGGTGGCAGATACAGTTCTTTCTACAAACGGAATGAAAAAGAAAATAGTTTAGATGTCGTCGATGTTCCGATTTGGTCTGGAGAGGCATCCACCGGCGTATTCGCTCTAGATTTTTGGGATCAGAACACTGGGGTTTTGGTGGGTGGAAATTATACCATGGATAAGGACAATAGAAACAATATTTTGTTAACGACGAATGCTGGCCGTTCTTGGACTAAGCCCAGCATCCCCGTTGCTGGATATCGTTCCAGCGTAAAGTATATTAACAGGAATGTTTTAGTCGCTACAGGAACTTCGGGAACCGATTTATCGGTTGATGCCGGACAAACCTGGAGAACGATATCGGAAGCAAGTTTTAACGTGATAGCAAAGACGAAGTCTGGAAAATACATTTATTTGGCAGGCAGCAATGGTAATATTGAGCAGCTGCGCATCGATTAA
- a CDS encoding S9 family peptidase gives MMKKTYTTFLNIRLLLICFALKTSILCLNAQSKVDWDDRSAGNWPAETRQIGIKSTKDHSIQKSYLYESKAKGKRPLIISLHTWGGNYAQKDPLLKYCMQADVHYLHPDFRGPNKRPEAAGNDLVIQDIDDAIQWALDSLRVDEQHIHLVGVSGGGFACGLMYMRCKHPIKSFHAFVGIYNLEDWYYESLARKNSYAKDIVRITSGENEMPDFEEAKKRSVILMPTPIKERKDATLHLYAGIDDGYTGSVPISHSLELYNKVVNDFEKDASEQLIPLEDCYTLLKRRISPNFQVEPKAFMGRDIIYRKEYKNKVEIIIFDGGHEMPEENLLERIF, from the coding sequence ATGATGAAAAAAACATATACCACTTTTTTAAACATTCGTTTGTTGCTGATCTGCTTTGCCTTAAAAACATCGATACTATGTTTAAACGCACAGTCCAAGGTCGATTGGGACGATAGGTCGGCTGGAAATTGGCCCGCAGAAACACGCCAAATTGGAATCAAATCCACAAAGGATCATAGCATTCAGAAGTCTTATCTGTACGAAAGTAAAGCCAAGGGAAAAAGACCATTGATCATTAGTTTGCATACTTGGGGTGGAAATTATGCACAAAAGGATCCCTTGCTGAAATACTGTATGCAGGCCGATGTACACTATTTGCACCCCGACTTCCGCGGCCCCAATAAAAGACCGGAAGCAGCAGGGAACGATTTAGTGATACAGGACATAGACGATGCTATTCAGTGGGCACTAGATTCTCTTCGCGTAGATGAACAGCATATTCATCTTGTCGGCGTCAGTGGCGGAGGGTTTGCATGCGGGCTCATGTATATGCGATGTAAACATCCGATTAAGTCCTTCCATGCCTTCGTCGGAATCTATAATTTGGAAGATTGGTATTATGAATCGCTAGCACGTAAAAATTCATATGCAAAGGATATTGTGCGCATTACGAGCGGTGAAAACGAGATGCCAGATTTCGAGGAGGCAAAAAAGCGTTCGGTCATTTTGATGCCAACGCCGATCAAAGAGCGGAAAGATGCGACATTACATCTATATGCCGGCATCGACGATGGTTATACCGGTTCGGTCCCTATTTCTCATAGTTTGGAGCTATATAATAAAGTGGTAAACGATTTTGAGAAAGACGCGAGCGAACAGCTTATCCCTTTAGAGGATTGCTATACGCTGTTAAAACGACGGATAAGCCCCAACTTCCAAGTGGAACCTAAAGCTTTCATGGGTAGAGATATCATCTATAGAAAGGAGTATAAGAATAAGGTCGAGATCATCATATTCGACGGCGGTCATGAAATGCCGGAAGAAAACCTATTAGAACGAATATTCTGA
- a CDS encoding sigma-70 family RNA polymerase sigma factor, whose product MFTNQRFDSREFERLFQQWNRKVYHYAFSKTKSTYIAEETVQRVFIKLWQNITQKNVSSPIDSQVFTITRTTLLDILKEEYRRKHAMERFPQAPHAPHGLAELERKETEGKVEELINQLPHMRKLVFKLSRFEQLNYKEIGERLHISPRTVENHIALALKTLRKSFSNFLILFILLRLL is encoded by the coding sequence ATGTTTACCAACCAACGCTTTGACTCCCGTGAGTTTGAAAGACTATTCCAGCAATGGAATAGAAAGGTGTATCATTACGCGTTTTCCAAAACCAAATCAACCTATATCGCCGAGGAGACTGTACAGCGTGTGTTCATTAAATTATGGCAAAACATAACTCAGAAAAACGTTTCTAGCCCCATCGATTCGCAAGTTTTTACCATTACCCGTACAACCCTGCTGGATATTTTAAAGGAGGAATACCGACGAAAGCATGCTATGGAACGCTTTCCACAGGCACCCCACGCCCCGCATGGGCTGGCTGAGCTCGAAAGGAAAGAAACCGAAGGCAAAGTCGAGGAGCTTATTAATCAACTGCCCCATATGCGGAAGCTTGTATTTAAGTTGAGCAGATTTGAGCAGCTCAACTATAAGGAGATTGGCGAAAGACTCCATATTTCGCCTCGCACAGTAGAAAACCATATCGCACTCGCACTAAAAACCCTCCGTAAATCCTTTTCTAATTTCCTCATCCTCTTTATTCTATTGCGTTTGTTATAG
- a CDS encoding YceH family protein, whose product MEEIKQIPELTAEEIRVLGSLIEKSKTTPEYYPMTLNGLQTACNQKTSRKPVVQYDEGTVIAALDSLKRKGLISTVVGGGSRVTKYKHNLAIQFPLLPQEVAVLCLLFLRGPMTGGEINSNSGRLYDFESLDDVQELLNKLADEEPKYIQQLSKRPGQKEARYVHLFSPFDEASFDDTSNSSDTPAASNRIAALEERVETLEDQLSKLQTAFDKLMEELT is encoded by the coding sequence ATGGAAGAGATCAAACAAATCCCGGAATTAACAGCAGAAGAAATAAGAGTTTTAGGATCCTTAATAGAAAAATCTAAAACCACTCCAGAATACTATCCGATGACGCTAAATGGATTGCAGACTGCCTGCAACCAGAAGACCTCTAGAAAGCCCGTCGTTCAATACGATGAAGGCACTGTGATTGCCGCCCTCGACAGCCTGAAAAGAAAAGGATTAATATCTACGGTTGTTGGCGGAGGCAGCCGAGTGACCAAATACAAGCATAATCTAGCGATTCAATTTCCCTTATTACCGCAAGAAGTAGCGGTTTTATGTTTGCTATTTTTGCGAGGCCCTATGACCGGCGGAGAGATTAACAGCAATTCAGGAAGGCTTTACGATTTTGAATCGCTGGATGATGTTCAAGAACTGCTCAATAAACTTGCCGACGAGGAGCCTAAATACATACAGCAATTGTCAAAACGTCCAGGACAGAAGGAAGCACGCTATGTACATTTATTCAGTCCATTTGACGAAGCAAGCTTTGACGATACGTCCAACTCGAGCGACACGCCAGCAGCTTCTAATCGGATTGCGGCTTTGGAAGAACGCGTAGAAACGTTGGAGGATCAGCTGAGCAAATTGCAAACGGCATTCGATAAACTAATGGAAGAACTAACTTAA
- a CDS encoding acetylxylan esterase, translating to MRFLLSLLVLVCLWNFGFAQSRSNQLIQVLVTPNKADWTYANNEEISFKVSIVKHQVPIKDADVSYTIGWEKMEPLQSGNLKVNGSEVSVGKPLRGDKPGFIRCEVKYKYDGQEYRGIATAAISPDKIQPTQTLPNDFMAFWNKEIDALKSIALDPKMTLLPELSTATVDVYHVNFSNINGSRVYGILSKPKKAGKYPAVLQVPGAGIRPYAGLVSVAEKGLVTLQIGIHGIPVTHELELYNSLSAGALRSYPFFNLDDKDQYYYKRVYLGCIRAVDFLTQLDDVDKNNLTVWGGSQGGALSIITAGLDKRIKHLVALYPALSDVTGYLHNRAGGWPHMFNKQNAPFMATDAKIKNSAYYDVVNFARQVKVPGFYTWGYNDETCPPTSYYAAYNLINAPRELYLVQETGHWTFQEQQDKILNWVLEKAKVK from the coding sequence ATGAGATTTCTACTGTCCCTGCTTGTGCTTGTATGCTTATGGAATTTTGGCTTTGCGCAATCAAGAAGCAACCAGCTGATCCAAGTATTAGTCACACCGAACAAAGCAGATTGGACCTATGCCAACAATGAAGAAATAAGCTTTAAAGTATCTATCGTCAAGCACCAAGTACCTATTAAAGATGCTGATGTAAGCTATACCATCGGCTGGGAAAAAATGGAACCTTTGCAGTCGGGAAATTTGAAAGTCAACGGGTCGGAAGTTTCAGTTGGCAAACCCCTAAGGGGCGACAAGCCGGGCTTTATTCGCTGTGAGGTTAAATATAAGTATGACGGGCAAGAGTATAGGGGAATTGCCACTGCAGCCATTAGTCCGGATAAAATACAACCGACACAAACGCTCCCAAATGATTTCATGGCGTTTTGGAACAAAGAAATCGACGCATTAAAAAGTATCGCTTTAGATCCGAAAATGACCCTGCTTCCGGAGCTTTCAACCGCTACGGTAGATGTTTACCATGTCAACTTCTCGAATATAAACGGCAGCCGAGTTTACGGCATTTTGTCCAAGCCAAAAAAAGCTGGAAAATACCCTGCAGTATTACAGGTGCCGGGAGCCGGCATCCGCCCTTATGCTGGTCTGGTGTCTGTAGCTGAAAAAGGCTTAGTGACGCTTCAAATCGGTATACATGGAATTCCTGTAACCCATGAGCTCGAATTATATAACTCGCTATCCGCAGGCGCATTAAGAAGTTATCCTTTCTTCAATCTAGACGATAAGGATCAGTATTATTATAAGCGTGTTTACCTTGGTTGTATCCGCGCGGTCGATTTCCTAACGCAATTAGATGACGTCGATAAAAACAATTTAACCGTATGGGGCGGTAGTCAAGGAGGTGCCTTATCTATCATTACCGCAGGTCTGGACAAGCGTATCAAACATTTGGTAGCCTTGTATCCAGCGCTAAGCGATGTAACCGGATATCTGCACAACCGTGCCGGTGGATGGCCGCATATGTTCAATAAACAGAATGCTCCTTTTATGGCGACAGATGCGAAGATTAAAAACTCAGCATATTATGATGTCGTAAATTTCGCAAGGCAAGTGAAAGTTCCTGGATTCTACACCTGGGGATATAACGATGAAACCTGTCCTCCTACCTCTTATTATGCTGCATATAATTTAATCAATGCTCCTCGGGAACTTTATCTGGTACAAGAAACGGGACACTGGACTTTTCAAGAACAACAAGATAAGATACTAAACTGGGTTTTAGAAAAAGCGAAAGTAAAATAG
- a CDS encoding Gfo/Idh/MocA family protein, with product MNNLNLNRRDFIVAGSAFLSLSALPSMLKGDTLKAVNKVGLIGAGWYGKSDLFRLLQVRDVEVLAVCDVDSKHLEEAARLISERQKSKNTPKTYRDYREMLSAHRFDLILIGTPDHWHALQAIAAMEAGAHVYLQKPISVDVLEGEAILATARRLNRKVQIGTQRRSTEHMIEAKEQIVDKGLLGNISHVEMCCYYHMRNNSNPDVKPVPDFLDYELWTGPAPLRPYDNLPHGGWWRSFMEYGNGITGDMCVHMFDTVRWMLGLGWPKRIHANGGIYVQKEGKANIADTQTAIFEYDNLNCVWQHRTWGRPTDPEFPWAFILYGDKGTLKGSTLKYEFTPIKGEKIRKDVVLEKEAFPEDLTEPRIELNSAPATRQHMKNLLSAIEEDHLPIADIEQGHISTASCILANVSMQLGRAVQYDPIQKVCIGDEEATHLLRRTYRPNWVHPYR from the coding sequence ATGAACAACTTGAATCTAAATCGTCGTGATTTCATTGTTGCTGGCTCAGCCTTTCTCAGTCTTTCTGCATTGCCAAGCATGCTTAAAGGAGATACCCTCAAAGCTGTTAATAAGGTGGGGCTAATTGGCGCTGGATGGTATGGGAAGAGCGACTTGTTCCGCTTATTGCAGGTGCGTGATGTGGAGGTATTGGCGGTCTGTGATGTAGACAGCAAACATCTGGAGGAGGCAGCTCGGCTGATTAGTGAACGGCAGAAATCAAAAAATACTCCTAAAACCTATCGCGATTACCGAGAGATGCTGTCTGCACATCGATTTGACCTCATTTTGATAGGGACGCCCGATCATTGGCATGCGCTGCAGGCTATCGCGGCGATGGAGGCTGGCGCTCATGTTTATTTGCAAAAGCCCATCTCTGTAGATGTTTTAGAAGGCGAAGCTATTCTAGCAACGGCGCGACGCTTGAATCGAAAAGTTCAGATCGGAACGCAACGAAGAAGCACAGAACATATGATCGAAGCTAAGGAACAAATAGTGGATAAGGGCTTGCTCGGGAATATCTCCCATGTAGAGATGTGCTGCTATTATCATATGCGCAACAATTCAAATCCGGATGTCAAACCCGTGCCTGACTTTCTGGATTACGAATTATGGACGGGTCCCGCTCCATTACGGCCCTATGATAATCTTCCCCACGGAGGATGGTGGCGATCGTTTATGGAGTATGGTAATGGTATAACCGGTGATATGTGCGTGCATATGTTTGATACTGTTCGATGGATGCTAGGCTTAGGATGGCCAAAGCGAATACATGCGAATGGCGGAATTTATGTGCAGAAGGAGGGAAAAGCTAATATTGCCGATACGCAGACTGCGATATTTGAATATGATAACTTGAACTGTGTATGGCAGCATCGGACTTGGGGGCGACCAACCGATCCGGAGTTCCCTTGGGCATTTATACTTTATGGCGACAAAGGAACACTGAAAGGAAGCACCTTAAAATATGAGTTCACACCTATAAAAGGAGAGAAGATTAGGAAGGATGTTGTGCTCGAAAAAGAAGCATTTCCTGAGGATCTGACGGAGCCGCGTATTGAGTTGAATTCAGCTCCCGCAACCAGACAGCACATGAAAAACCTGTTGTCGGCGATAGAGGAGGACCACCTTCCGATTGCTGATATCGAGCAAGGGCATATTTCTACAGCATCTTGCATTCTTGCTAATGTCTCGATGCAATTAGGACGAGCAGTTCAATATGATCCAATACAAAAAGTGTGCATAGGTGATGAGGAAGCGACACATCTGTTAAGAAGAACATATAGACCCAACTGGGTACATCCATATCGCTAA
- a CDS encoding RagB/SusD family nutrient uptake outer membrane protein: MKKLNIIIAGFFLSIITLSCSKSWLDPEPLSFFTPENVYKDPQGLASLAVTLKTDLKQETHNMNKGLHNLIMEFAASDLGSPWSQLDFYKLTPNNDVYYNFLKMFNLMFANVKNCNVLISRVQSVEFKTEEEKNAMLAQGLFYRSYWYYRLVHSYGDVPFISDEIEGAKLDFQSHSRTAILKKIQSDLEFAAQWLPVSAAAGELTKGAANHLLTKVYLANLDFDKAIATASAVINGPYALMTERFGKDAANNYRNLMWDLHRPENVSLANNKETILATIDRFEAPADARSAGLFTMRYYGCSWFQAPVRDSEGKAGMVASGPMYDSLGRGNANVRLTGFYQYDVWSYKGATYKNTTDLRRADANWVDKHEYKYNNPNSKDFGKPVNPAYFADPLDTFRSIYAIPHYKLYVPEQNKTAIPQGGNGDFYVFRLAETYLLRAEAYFWKGQLDLAAADINKVRTRAKALPMTAAEVTIDFIMDERARELFTEEPRHSEMVRISFILAAKNLQGYSLANFSEKNYYFDRVKRKNPTYDQKISMLGNVANIAPFHVLWPIPSTVITANTKGVINQNKGYDGAERNVPPIETIP, encoded by the coding sequence ATGAAAAAACTAAATATAATCATAGCGGGATTCTTTCTGTCGATCATAACGCTCTCTTGCAGCAAATCTTGGTTAGACCCGGAGCCGCTTTCGTTTTTTACGCCCGAGAATGTTTATAAGGATCCGCAGGGGCTTGCCTCGCTGGCGGTAACCTTGAAAACCGATCTAAAGCAAGAGACCCACAACATGAATAAGGGCCTACATAACTTAATCATGGAGTTTGCTGCTTCAGATCTAGGTTCTCCTTGGTCGCAATTGGATTTTTATAAGTTGACGCCAAATAATGATGTGTATTACAACTTCTTGAAAATGTTCAACTTAATGTTTGCCAATGTCAAGAATTGTAATGTGTTGATCTCAAGAGTTCAATCTGTTGAGTTTAAGACCGAAGAAGAGAAAAATGCGATGCTTGCGCAAGGATTATTTTACCGCTCATATTGGTATTACCGCTTAGTACATAGCTATGGCGATGTGCCGTTTATTAGCGATGAAATCGAAGGCGCGAAATTGGATTTTCAATCACATAGCCGCACAGCAATTTTAAAGAAAATTCAATCCGATTTAGAGTTTGCCGCACAATGGCTTCCTGTTTCTGCCGCAGCTGGCGAATTGACCAAAGGAGCTGCCAATCACCTATTGACCAAAGTATATCTAGCAAATTTAGATTTCGACAAAGCCATCGCGACTGCAAGTGCGGTCATCAATGGTCCGTATGCTTTAATGACGGAGCGTTTCGGTAAGGACGCAGCAAATAACTATAGAAACTTGATGTGGGATTTGCATAGGCCGGAAAACGTTTCATTAGCAAACAACAAGGAAACAATTTTAGCGACGATAGATCGCTTTGAGGCGCCTGCTGATGCTCGCTCTGCCGGTTTATTTACCATGCGCTACTACGGATGTTCATGGTTTCAGGCACCTGTGCGCGATAGCGAGGGTAAGGCAGGTATGGTGGCTTCGGGACCGATGTATGATTCATTGGGAAGAGGGAATGCGAATGTGCGCTTGACCGGATTTTACCAATATGATGTTTGGTCTTATAAGGGGGCGACGTATAAGAATACGACCGATTTACGAAGAGCAGATGCTAACTGGGTAGATAAGCACGAGTATAAATACAACAATCCGAATTCGAAAGATTTTGGAAAGCCAGTAAACCCAGCATATTTCGCCGATCCATTGGATACGTTCCGTAGCATATATGCGATTCCGCATTATAAACTATATGTTCCGGAGCAGAACAAAACAGCGATTCCGCAAGGCGGAAATGGCGACTTCTACGTATTTAGATTGGCGGAAACCTACCTATTGCGTGCTGAAGCCTATTTTTGGAAGGGACAGTTGGATTTGGCAGCTGCGGATATCAACAAAGTTAGAACACGTGCCAAAGCATTGCCGATGACTGCTGCAGAAGTGACAATAGACTTTATTATGGATGAACGAGCAAGGGAGTTGTTTACCGAGGAGCCAAGACATTCAGAGATGGTCAGAATTTCGTTCATCTTAGCGGCGAAGAACCTGCAGGGCTATTCCTTAGCAAATTTTTCGGAGAAGAATTACTACTTCGACCGCGTGAAGCGCAAGAACCCAACTTACGACCAGAAGATCTCGATGTTAGGAAACGTGGCAAATATTGCGCCTTTCCATGTACTTTGGCCAATTCCTTCAACCGTAATTACTGCCAATACTAAAGGCGTAATCAACCAGAACAAGGGCTATGATGGAGCAGAAAGGAATGTGCCACCAATTGAAACAATTCCTTAA